A window of the Brassica oleracea var. oleracea cultivar TO1000 chromosome C1, BOL, whole genome shotgun sequence genome harbors these coding sequences:
- the LOC106311794 gene encoding uncharacterized protein LOC106311794 isoform X2, translating to MTFLCNFVRRRLRTLLRTFSREDPDLQVKLGFTDTLLTLSNFRFDVPQLNQLLDGSSFSFEGFTVDYLFIRFSVWSGPAIQIEIRGVHVKLTARGTEEGSSGRMQASRETVANEIKKLLSSIDPEGCFLHEILGRMLDGTSHRSKLKTSFSNLALRHFRIQIHGINVQVCFPGLNDLGCVLEINELRSDSEDSGNLSLLRTSAAAVLFPLSRSSLTLSGHGFKIAYKRNNDTCDLCAFDSLVVLITLHNLQITDLIVRVPELSFSFRPTDLPVLMGLSKLSSKDGNSVRSGRYLWKVAARRSGLMISPHTSSFQNLVSAVILWMRYVNAYEYLLSLAGYSRKMPEKSSLWKVSENKRQFVAARRKWDMICDIEKELPAEAIARARRVARYRTCLNSQNANDDYEETSLYGHFSFLCQITWGLAYIWRLISRAFWSIACFLSLKKLSTQELQTDGNNEDDSERVSLEFHAVVNLGRLSITFYPEKMISGSMSSKDSAEHLDSNVVILCLSVDEFLVMHTADCLNQWSSASCGKLKIESSSFIKTSRFMRSTKDPSTSTERNKKHMREDVKTILEMDPAQPILLSKTDNNNSNDRQEGILHLQNLLREMWSNWNIKCLKLDRSTFKVSDNPCVLVDTKSCLAYEDAGNQDFGIWKCGMLLGKFDIVLDYPSLFSMALLIWQTQQCQSLFVDGITGGVNPEMASSDEYGIYRRIIELSLHKVHPERQIQVGIIVGGPQVKLLVEKAEEVDCLTGQKDLLLFDIHDLEFVVWPTSKSDVMPMFQGPDSTRSDRPSLQELGLSDTLIPSSGKYVSQGRNSLSSHLGFSGFDCSFCKMAEKKWRQFFVLRPVTICFSSLREHVYSFSEAIIHFSTGLDVLVLGLTIVSKADDLSAYFQMLLSLVSGLSRGLSGSSSAGHSLGQGYLRSDAVHVEHEIEKTFCKTLFAVKASIKVRALDVIFDVPVTEKFEKPTELADSIIWSSVQEACAELSCEEQGFLVNLDFCELQSTLFRYRDNIWKSSGNFIIESSPVRSHDILFEACLSSCILSVCMDFSSRSARGVACRMADDSPGNAPTENEPTTNRVQAEREVDQLDSASDSALSNSTRWIHIDLALTNLLVARCSTKHVLVEIRRSSNFVTSVSIGRNFELVFCRVKGGLFVLEPEALIGLIHGFSAYLHFISSKMSVIQSSALDFEQVKADTGGSEVNIPSQQANRYLVEAFSIDVTQFTLGFVCVDEYGGIREIVLEITLHSSLDSTGREQKFLCEVSRLSVLSKILESVERDINITQISSPAFSESSFISGAPLETSFQQRDVISSGDSTSVSGDFNGLRESSMNSNLEEEFHSRYKNYILEDLRVSASVKKREITGHQFSQAWEGGCSVLGFDITISLSELQMVLSMLSSFSALPGGENTPASLERPSFNSEPERSFESVVPDGAIVAIQDIHQHMFFTVEDRGDKCVVAGTLHYSLVGERALFRVTYHRHQGWNSSVLWFSLTSLYAKNSKGEPLRLNYHSRSDIVNVSGLYDNAPTLFQASVGESQNYKGDIDWETYRKLVKDSFYLVNKKGDSAVAFVDGVPEFVRKPGNPFKFKVFRESLATRNITSVVPPEINDSETQSVMNSSPPSITVTVDAVSLTIVHELSETRDRFPLFRGSINMSQLTLQILSCKVRVMSTSNVLVLYFDAQTNQWREFIHPVEVSAFYRSTFQTQDLENTIHKVPSHVYCRIGKLEVFVTELSLDMLLFMLGKLEVAGPFSVKTSVILSNCCKIENLSGLDLTCRFNEKQTATVGRKQTASIFLRHSMNHQSETPPVAAVQLSSGNFVTSSINVSLLEARTLAWRTRMVSLQDSRSHPGPFIVVDVKKGFEDGLSISVSPLTRIHNETSLPMEIRFQRSKQKKDVFASVPLKPGGSIDDSVAAFNAISLSGDLKKALTSLAVGNFSLSFRPKSLEKVSESEKSLASEWSEELEGGKAVRLTGIFDKLSYGVKRALAIKSVNVSLTTTYCSVTSENQSVHKVHFLIHSIGREVSIIRPDASSDVFGRRNACIALREQKEIFLLPTVQVSNFLSSEAAIFLTETDQLTSMEKHSIGKHATVQSGKTMDFYANPDMIYFRVTLTATQTSCKPVNSGQWVKKLQKQKNDAESLDVGLDFAGGKYFASLRLSLGKRGVLEAAVFTPYILKNDSDCTLFFYPPDQKPLSGEDLEKLDHIVPPEFGLYLPKKTEGSWFVRSRKVKVILADGHGATEAVLDLDALSGLTEISLGTKDDSGVRYITRFGLSVKSISSKMFVPSRIVTFVPRHLVINESEETINIRQRYFQDDSVGIITIKSKQRAALRLQEETTLRKERHLFENFIRKHGSDNANPLTFIQFRLTKADWSWSGPLCITSIGCFFLKFRKQSAETGRGAIEFATVNVTEEGSTLAVRFQKPPNTPPPYRIENFLSASLTYYQKDSSEIEVLGPGNGADYAWDDMTLPHKLVVIVDGMIPLREVSLDKVRPWKPLFKATQHRSIASHLMLEKKAKDHKTAYEQLSSMPMVKVGYEVYADGLTRVIRICEVSKSHKGDSVFRSRSKVQFRITHLGIQILEKVKQNTEEKTVLSYSPILVARLDNFGLQSMFTDQQKFNQLCIEALNVDHKWVGAPFAAMLRQHHSDSSDGNGCLFKCVFVLASSGSSVTQVKHASIVLQPVNLNLDEETLMRVVPFWRSSLSTNTQSSQYYFDNFEIHPIKIIANFVPGSSYSSYNSAQETLRSLLHSVVKVPQIKNMVVELNGVLVTHALITVRELVLRCVKHYSWYAMRAIYIAKGSPLLPPAFASMFDDFASSSLDAFFDPSRGLVNVPGLTVGTFKLLSKFIDNKGLSGTRRYFGDLGKTLRTAGSNVVFAALTEISNSILRGAEMKGLDGLVSGFHHGVLKLAMEPSVIGTALMEGGPDRTIKLDRSPGIDELYIEGYLQAMLDTMYRQEYLRVKVIDDQVFLKNLPPSNSLIDEMIDRVKDFLESRGLLKGDPSSSRLRRRLHGDKEWKIGPTVMTLCEHLFVSFAIRMLRQQATKFISGRRPKKEEEAEASDTGPSTAIVPVLDDKEKKKMKFRWKAGIGQFVASGIVAYIDGRLCRQIPNPIARRIVSGFLLSFLDKSNDQ from the exons ATGACGTTCCTTTGCAATTTCGTCCGACGGAGACTCCGTACTCTGTTGCGAACTTTTTCTCGGGAAGATCCTGATCTCCAGGTCAAATTAGGTTTTACTGATACTCTCCTCACGTTAAGTAACTTCCGATTCGATGTCCCTCAGCTTAATCAGCTCCTCGATGGATCTAGTTTCTCATTCGAAGGCTTTACCGTCGACTACCTGTTTATTCGCTTCTCCGTGTGGTCAGGTCCGGCAATTCAGATCGAAATTCGCGGTGTACATGTCAAATTGACGGCTAG AGGGACGGAGGAAGGAAGCTCAGGTAGGATGCAAGCGTCACGTGAGACTGTAGCGAATGAGATAAAGAAACTTCTGTCGTCTATTGATCCCGAG GGATGCTTCTTACATGAAATCTTGGGAAGAATGCTGGACGGCACTTCTCATAGAAGTAAGCTGAAGACTTCTTTCTCGAATCTTGCTCTCAGGCACTTCCGTATTCAGATACATGGTATTAATGTTCAAGTCTGTTTCCCGGGTTTGAATGACTTGGGTTGTGTTCTTGAAATCAACGAGCTGAGGAGTGATTCTGAGGATTCTGGGAACCTTAGTTTATTGAGGACTTCAGCTGCTGCAGTTTTATTCCCTTTGAGCCGTAGTTCCTTGACACTGAGTGGCCACGGTTTCAAGATTGCATACAAGCGGAACAATGATACCTGTGACCTTTGTGCATTTGACAGTCTTGTTGTTCTGATTACGCTGCATAATCTTCAAATTACTGATCTGATCGTCCGTGTTCCAGAGTTAAGCTTCTCGTTTAGACCCACCGATCTTCCGGTTTTAATGGGATTGTCGAAGTTATCATCCAAAGATGGCAATTCTGTCAGAAGTGGGCGTTATCTTTGGAAAGTAGCTGCTCGCAGAAGTGGCTTGATGATCTCGCCTCACACTAGCTCGTTCCAGAATTTAGTTAGTGCTGTTATCCTCTGGATGCGATACGTGAATGCTTATGAGTATTTGTTATCTTTAGCTGGGTACTCTAGGAAAATGCCAGAAAAATCATCACTCTGGAAAGTTTCAGAAAACAAAAGGCAGTTTGTGGCTGCAAGACGTAAATGGGATATGATATGTGATATTGAGAAAGAGCTCCCTGCTGAAGCAATCGCACGGGCGCGGAGAGTAGCCCGATACAGAACTTGCCTGAATTCTCAGAATGCTAATGATGATTATGAAGAAACTTCCTTATATGGCCACTTCAGTTTTTTGTGTCAGATCACCTGGGGTTTAGCTTATATCTGGAGACTTATTAGTAGAGCATTCTGGTCTATAGCCTGCTTTCTCTCGTTAAAGAAATTGTCGACCCAAGAACTACAAACTGATGGGAACAACGAAGATGATTCCGAGCGGGTATCTCTTGAGTTTCATGCAGTTGTCAATCTTGGGAGACTTTCTATCACATTTTATCCAGAGAAAATGATTTCAGGTTCGATGTCATCAAAAGATAGTGCTGAACACTTGGACTCAAATGTTGTCATTCTTTGCCTTTCAGTTGATGAGTTTTTGGTAATGCATACTGCTGACTGTCTTAATCAGTGGTCGTCTGCTTCCTGTGGGAAACTGAAGATTGAGTCTTCTAGTTTTATAAAAACCAGTCGTTTCATGAGATCTACAAAAGATCCCAGTACTTCTACGGAAAGAAATAAGAAGCATATGCGTGAAGATGTGAAAACTATCCTAGAGATGGACCCAGCACAGCCAATCCTACTTTCCAAAACAGATAACAATAATAGCAATGATCGACAGGAAGGCATTCTGCATCTGCAAAATCTTCTGAGAGAAATGTGGTCGAACTGGAACATCAAATGCTTGAAGTTGGATAGAAGTACTTTCAAAGTTTCTGATAACCCTTGTGTACTCGTTGATACTAAAAGCTGCTTGGCATATGAGGATGCTGGTAACCAAGATTTTGGAATCTGGAAATGCGGCATGTTGCTGGGGAAGTTCGATATTGTTTTAGATTATCCATCGTTGTTTTCAATGGCTCTGCTAATTTGGCAGACACAACAGTGTCAAAGCTTATTTGTAGACGGAATTACTGGTGGTGTTAATCCTGAAATGGCTAGTTCTGACGAATATGGGATCTATAGAAGAATTATTGAACTGTCTTTGCATAAAGTTCATCCAGAGAGACAGATTCAGGTTGGCATAATTGTTGGTGGTCCACAGGTCAAATTGCTGGTGGAGAAGGCTGAAGAAGTGGATTGTTTAACTGGGCAGAAAGATCTTCTTTTATTTGATATCCATGATCTTGAGTTTGTGGTCTGGCCGACTTCAAAATCTGACGTGATGCCGATGTTTCAAGGGCCTGACAGCACAAGATCAGATAGGCCTTCGCTTCAGGAGCTGGGGCTAAGTGATACTTTGATTCCAAGTTCTGGAAAATATGTTTCTCAGGGACGGAATTCTCTGTCCTCACACCTAGGGTTTTCTGGTTTTGATTGTTCTTTCTGCAAAATGGCAGAGAAGAAGTGGAGACAATTTTTTGTATTGAGACCCGTAACTATCTGCTTTTCATCCTTAAG AGAGCATGTTTATTCCTTTAGCGAAGCTATTATCCATTTCTCAACTGGTTTGGATGTGTTGGTGCTGGGACTGACTATTGTATCAAAAGCAGATGACCTAAGTGCTTACTTTCAG ATGCTTCTGAGCTTAGTTTCTGGGCTATCCCGTGGTTTGAGCGGCTCTAGCTCTGCGGGTCATTCACTGGGACAAGGGTATCTCAGGTCTGACGCAGTGCATGTGGAACATGAGATCGAGAAGACTTTTTGCAAAACTCTTTTTGCAGTGAAAGCGAGCATTAAGGTGAGGGCTCTAGATGTGATATTTGATGTTCCTGTAACAGAAAAATTTGAGAAGCCAACGGAGCTAGCAGATTCGATAATCTGGTCTTCTGTCCAGGAAGCATGCGCTGAACTATCTTGTGAAGAACAGGGGTTTTTGGTCAATCTTGATTTTTGTGAGCTCCAATCTACACTCTTCAGATATAGGGATAATATATGGAAGAGTTCTGGCAACTTTATCATAGAATCTTCACCTGTCAGGTCACATGATATCTTGTTTGAAGCATGTCTTTCTAGCTGCATATTGAGTGTGTGTATGGATTTCTCAAGCCGATCAGCTCGAGGGGTCGCCTGTCGTATGGCTGATGATTCTCCAGGAAACGCACCAACAGAAAATGAACCTACTACAAATAGAGTTCAGGCTGAAAGAGAAGTGGACCAGTTGGATTCTGCTTCAGACTCTGCACTGTCCAATTCAACCCGTTGGATACACATCGATTTAGCATTGACTAACTTACTTGTGGCGAGGTGCTCAACAAAACATGTCTTGGTTGAAATTCGTCGGTCAAGTAACTTCGTAACATCGGTCTCTATTGGGAGAAATTTTGAGTTAGTTTTCTGTAGAGTCAAG GGTGGTCTTTTTGTCCTTGAACCAGAGGCCTTGATAGGGTTAATTCATGGTTTTTCCGCGTACCTTCATTTCATTTCAAGTAAGATGTCAGTGATTCAATCTTCTGCACTAGATTTTGAGCAAGTAAAAGCTGATACAGGTGGCAGTGAAGTTAATATTCCTTCTCAACAAGCAAATCGGTACCTCGTGGAGGCGTTTTCTATAGATGTCACCCAGTTTACTCTGGGTTTTGTCTGTGTTGATGAATATG GAGGTATAAGGGAAATTGTTCTGGAGATCACTCTGCACAGTTCCCTTGATTCAACAGGCAGAGAACAAAAGTTTCTTTGTGAAGTTTCTCGCCTGTCAGTTCTTTCTAAGATTCTTGAGAGCGTGGAAAGGGACATAAATATTACACAAATTTCTTCTCCAGCATTTAGTGAATCTTCTTTTATATCTGGTGCTCCTCTTGAAACATCATTTCAGCAAAGGGATGTAATCAGTTCAGGTGATAGCACAAGTGTTTCAGGAGATTTTAATGGTCTTAGAGAATCTTCTATGAACAGCAATTTAGAGGAAGAGTTTCACTCTCGGTATAAAAACTATATTTTGGAAGACCTACGTGTCTCTGCATCTGTTAAGAAGCGAGAAATTACCGGTCACCAGTTTAGCCAGGCCTGGGAAGGCGGTTGTTCTGTTCTAGGATTTGATATAACCATTTCTCTGTCAGAATTGCAG ATGGTCCTTTCAATGCTTTCATCCTTTTCTGCGTTACCTGGAGGAGAAAATACTCCAGCTTCTTTAGAAAGGCCTTCATTCAATAGTGAACCTGAAAGAAGTTTTGAGTCTGTAGTTCCTGATG GAGCGATTGTTGCTATTCAAGATATACACCAACATATGTTCTTCACAGTGGAAGATAGGGGTGACAAGTGTGTTGTGGCTGGTACCCTTCATTATTCTCTAGTCGGAGAAAGAGCTCTTTTCAGG GTCACCTACCACCGCCATCAAGGATGGAATTCATCCGTCTTATGGTTCTCCTTGACATCTTTGTATGCCAAAAACAGTAAAGGAGAGCCATTACGGTTAAACTATCATTCAAGGTCAGATATTGTTAACGTCTCCGGACTTTATGACAATGCACCAACACTCTTTCAGGCTTCTGTTGGTGAATCCCAAAATTATAAGGGTGACATCGACTGGGAGACATACCGTAAATTGGTGAAAGATTCATTTTACCTCGTCAACAAGAAGGGTGATTCAGCTGTTGCATTTGTCGATGGTGTTCCAGAATTTGTCCGGAAGCCAGGAAATCCATTCAAGTTTAAAGTGTTTCGTGAAAGTTTGGCGACTCGTAATATTACATCAGTGGTACCTCCTGAGATCAATGATTCTGAAACGCAATCTGTGATGAACTCTTCTCCCCCTTCTATTACCGTTACAGTTGACGCCGTATCTCTGACCATTGTTCATGAACTTTCAGAAACAAGGGACAGATTTCCCCTGTTTCGTGGTTCAATCAATATGTCTCAGCTAACTTTACAAATCCTATCTTGTAAAGTCAGGGTTATGAGCACATCAAACGTTTTAGTGCTGTATTTTGATGCTCAGACAAACCAATG GCGGGAATTTATACATCCAGTTGAAGTTAGTGCTTTCTACCGTTCAACTTTTCAGACCCAGGATCTTGAAAATACTATTCACAAAGTACCTAGCCATGTTTACTGCAGAATTGGAAAG TTGGAAGTCTTTGTAACCGAGCTGTCATTGGATATGCTCCTTTTTATGCTTGGGAAACTGGAGGTTGCTGGTCCATTTTCTGTGAAAACCTCCGTTATTCTTTCCAATTGTTGCAAG ATAGAAAACCTTTCTGGCCTTGACCTCACATGCCGTTTCAATGAGAAACAGACTGCCACAGTTGGTAGAAAGCAAACTGCTTCGATTTTTCTGCG GCATTCAATGAACCATCAATCAGAAACTCCTCCAGTGGCTGCGGTCCAGCTATCTTCTGGAAATTTCGTAACTTCTTCTATCAACGTTTCTTTGTTAGAAGCCAGAACACTAGCCTGGAGAACTAGGATGGTATCACTCCAAG ATTCAAGGAGTCATCCTGGACCGTTTATTGTTGTTGATGTTAAGAAGGGATTTGAG GATGGTTTATCGATCTCAGTTTCTCCTTTGACAAGGATTCATAATGAAACTAGTCTTCCGATGGAGATACGTTTCCAACGATCTAAGCAGAAGAAAGATGTTTTTGCTTCTGTACCTCTGAAGCCTGGTGGTTCAATTGATGATTCAGTGGCAGCATTTAACGCCATAAGCTTATCGGGAGATCTGAAGAAGGCATTGACATCTTTAGCTGTTG GTAATTTTTCACTCTCGTTCAGACCTAAATCTCTGGAAAAAGTTTCTGAGAGTGAGAAGTCACTGGCAAGTGAATGGTCTGAAGAGCTAGAAGGAGGGAAGGCGGTACGCCTAACAGGAATTTTTGATAAATTAAGTTATGGAGTTAAAAGGGCTTTAGCTATCAAATCAGTGAACGTCTCCTTGACTACTACATATTGCTCTGTCACATCTGAAAATCAGTCTGTCCACAAGGTGCATTTTCTGATCCACAGCATTGGGAGGGAAGTATCTATTATACGGCCTGATGCATCTTCTGATGTGTTTGGGAGACGGAATGCATGTATTGCATTGCGAGAGCAGAAGGAAATTTTTCTTTTGCCCACCGTGCAGGTGTCCAACTTCCTGTCCTCCGAAGCAGCCATTTTTTTGACAGAGACTG ATCAGTTAACGTCGATGGAGAAGCACAGCATTGGCAAGCATGCGACAGTACAGAGCGGGAAAACAATGGATTTCTATGCTAATCCTGACATGATATACTTTAGAGTTACTCTCACTGCTACCCAAACGAGCTGCAAACCAGTCAACAGTGGTCAGTGGGTTAAGAAGTTACAGAAACAGAAAAATGATGCAGAATCTTTGGATGTTGGTCTTGATTTTGCTGGTGGGAAATACTTTGCTTCCTTGAGATTGTCGTTAGGAAAAAGAGGCGTACTGGAG GCAGCCGTTTTCACGCCGTACATTCTTAAAAACGACTCAGATTGCACCTTGTTTTTCTACCCCCCTGATCAAAAGCCTCTATCCGG GGAAGATTTGGAGAAACTTGATCATATTGTACCCCCTGAGTTTGGATTGTATTTGCCCAAAAAGACAGAGGGGTCGTGGTTTGTAAG ATCTCGCAAGGTTAAGGTTATATTGGCTGATGGTCATGGGGCAACTGAAGCAGTGTTGGATTTGGATGCTTTATCAGGACTTACAGAAATTAGTTTGGGAACAAAAGATGACTCTGGAGTTCGATATATAACAAGGTTTGGGTTGTCAGTTAAATCAATCTCAAGTAAGATGTTTGTTCCATCGCGGATTGTGACTTTTGTTCCGAGACATCTTGTAATCAATGAATCGGAGGAGACCATCAACATCCGCCAACGCTATTTTCAG GATGACTCTGTAGGCATAATCACCATCAAAAGTAAGCAGAGAGCAGCCTTACGATTGCAGGAGGAAACTACACTGAGAAAAGAACGTCATCTGTTCGAAAATTTTATCAGAAAGCACGGAAGTGACAATGCTAATCCTTTGACATTCATTCAGTTCCGGTTGACCAAGGCAGATTGGAGTTGGTCAGGCCCACTATGCATCACATCAATTGGATGTTTTTTCCTCAAGTTCAGAAAGCAGTCAGCTGAAACAGGCAGAGGCGCAATTGAATTCGCAACTGTAAATGTTACTGAAGAAGGATCAACTCTTGCTGTGCGCTTCCAAAAACCACCAAATACCCCACCACCATATCGAATTGAGAATTTCTTGTCTGCATCTCTCACTTACTACCAAAAG GATTCATCAGAGATTGAAGTACTTGGACCCGGAAATGGTGCTGATTATGCATGGGATGATATGACCCTTCCTCACAAGCTTGTAGTTATAGTAGATG GCATGATACCTCTGCGTGAAGTCAGCTTAGATAAGGTTCGTCCATGGAAACCGCTTTTCAAGGCAACTCAACACAGAAGCATAGCCTCCCACTTAATGTTGGAAAAGAAAGCCAAAGATCACAAAACGGCCTACGAGCAATTGAGTAGCATGCCGATGGTAAAGGTCGGATATGAAGTATATGCAGATGGTCTGACTCGAGTCATTCGCATTTGTGAAGTTTCAAAAAGCCATAAGGGAGACTCAGTATTCCGTTCACGTTCAAAAGTTCAATTCCGTATAACCCATTTAGGAATTCAGATACTTGAAAAAGTGAAGCAA AATACAGAGGAGAAAACTGTCCTGTCATATTCTCCGATCCTAGTGGCAAGGCTAGATAATTTTGGTCTACAATCCATGTTTACTGACCAACAGAAATTTAACCAACTATGTATAGAG GCTCTGAATGTTGATCACAAATGGGTAGGGGCACCCTTTGCAGCCATGCTTCGTCAGCATCATTCAGATTCCAGTGACGGAAATGGTTGTCTATTCAAATGTGTATTTGTTCTAGCATCGAGCGGATCCAGCGTCACACAAGTCAAGCACGCCTCAATAGTTTTGCAG CCAGTCAATTTGAACCTAGACGAAGAGACTTTGATGAGAGTTGTGCCATTTTGGAGATCGTCTCTCAGTACAAATACGCAAAGTAGTCAATATTATTTTGACAATTTTGAAATTCACCCAATAAAG ATAATTGCTAATTTTGTTCCTGGGAGTTCATACTCGAGCTATAATTCCGCTCAAGAAACTCTGAGGTCATTGCTGCATAGTGTTGTTAAG GTTCCACAGATAAAAAACATGGTTGTCGAGCTAAATGGTGTACTGGTCACTCATGCATTGATAACGGTTCGCGAGCTAGTTCTCCGATGTGTAAAACATTACTCATG GTATGCAATGAGAGCAATCTACATTGCAAAAGGCAGTCCATTACTTCCGCCAGCTTTCGCATCCATGTTTGATGATTTTGCATCTTCCTCTCTTGATGCCTTTTTTGATCCTTCTCGAGGCTTGGTGAACGTCCCTGGTTTGACAGTGG GCACCTTCAAACTCCTCAGCAAATTTATTGATAACAAAGGATTGTCAGGGACAAGACGTTACTTTGGTGATCTTGGGAAAACT CTAAGAACAGCAGGATCGAATGTCGTCTTCGCTGCTCTTACTGAAATCTCAAACTCTATTCTGAGGGGTGCAGAAATGAAAGGGCTTGATGGACTG GTTAGCGGTTTCCACCATGGAGTCCTAAAATTAGCGATGGAACCTTCGGTGATAGGAACAGCTTTGATGGAAGGTGGACCTGATAGAACAATCAAGCTTGATCGTAGTCCCGGTATTGATGAG TTATACATCGAAGGATACCTTCAAGCTATGCTGGATACAATGTATAGACAGGAGTATCTCAGAGTCAAAGTCATTGATGATCAG GTTTTCCTGAAAAACCTGCCACCGAGCAACTCTCTGATAGATGAGATGATAGACCGAGTCAAAGATTTTCTGGAAAGCAGGGGTTTGCTCAAAGGAGATCCTTCAAGCTCTCGTCTTCGCCGCCGTCTCCATGGAGATAAG GAATGGAAGATCGGGCCAACAGTGATGACATTATGTGAACATCTCTTCGTAAGCTTTGCGATTCGCATGCTTAGACAGCAAGCCACTAAGTTCATATCCGGTCGTAGGCCAAAGAAAGAAGAAGAAGCAGAGGCTAGTGACACTGGTCCCAGTACTGCAATAGTACCGGTACTTGATGACAAAGAGAAAAAGAAGATGAAGTTTAGGTGGAAAGCTGGTATTGGTCAGTTCGTAGCTTCAGGCATCGTAGCTTACATCGACGGACGTCTGTGTAGACAGATTCCTAATCCAATAGCTCGTCGGATTGTAAGTGGGTTTCTGTTAAGTTTTCTTGACAAAAGCAATGACCAATAA